A region from the Mycolicibacterium phlei genome encodes:
- a CDS encoding CotH kinase family protein translates to MTDDDQARAGSVPRRRLVHRAPTRLRQYWKLLAVLAVVVVVLALVFGSTTIRPYITGDADVMASPITDNIAGTVDLFDPTVPHSLTVDITEAEYREMLSAFEKDGVKKWVTADITLDGTPISDVAVRLKGNSTLFGLRGDKFRPPGMPKDGGPPPGMSMMMALSAKPDDPTSLPLLISFNENAAGRGYQGLTELSVRPGTPVLNESLALSLTAATGQPSQRYTYATYTINGRTTTRLLLEHPDEGYANTLFDGAGYLYKADATSELKFVGTDQSAYAEQFKQLNSVETGNLQPVINFLQWLDNADAAEFDAHLGDWVDVDSFARYAATQNLLANGDDMAGPGQNYYLWYDLATKRFTVVSWDLNLAMLGNETIGPHDPVKMPMPPMPSGGPPPGAPPFGSKGLRFGNPLKDRFLASPAFTAVYETAYWDLYDEMFASGLAHRTLDEIAQRIPLSDGLDEQTLTDAVDSMHRWIDERTAALAGHRRK, encoded by the coding sequence ATGACCGACGACGACCAGGCCCGCGCCGGCTCGGTCCCCCGTCGGCGTCTCGTCCACCGCGCCCCCACCCGGTTGCGGCAGTACTGGAAGCTGCTCGCGGTGCTGGCGGTGGTTGTCGTCGTGCTCGCGCTGGTGTTCGGCTCGACCACGATCCGGCCGTACATCACCGGTGACGCGGATGTGATGGCCTCGCCGATCACCGACAACATCGCCGGGACCGTCGACCTGTTCGACCCGACCGTGCCGCACAGCCTGACGGTCGACATCACCGAGGCCGAGTACCGCGAGATGCTCTCGGCGTTCGAGAAGGACGGCGTCAAGAAGTGGGTGACCGCGGACATCACCCTCGACGGCACACCGATCAGTGATGTGGCGGTGCGGTTGAAGGGCAACTCGACGCTGTTCGGGTTGCGCGGCGACAAGTTCCGGCCACCGGGCATGCCGAAGGACGGTGGGCCGCCTCCGGGTATGAGCATGATGATGGCGCTGTCCGCCAAGCCCGACGACCCGACGTCACTGCCGCTGCTGATCAGCTTCAACGAGAACGCCGCGGGCCGTGGCTATCAGGGCCTGACGGAGTTGTCGGTGCGGCCGGGGACGCCGGTGCTCAACGAGTCGCTGGCGTTGTCGTTGACGGCGGCCACCGGTCAACCGTCGCAGCGCTACACGTACGCGACGTACACGATCAACGGGCGCACCACGACCCGACTGCTGCTCGAGCATCCCGACGAGGGATACGCGAACACGCTGTTCGACGGCGCGGGGTATCTGTACAAGGCCGACGCCACCTCGGAGTTGAAGTTCGTCGGCACCGACCAGTCGGCGTACGCGGAACAGTTCAAACAACTGAACTCGGTGGAGACCGGCAACCTGCAGCCGGTGATCAACTTCCTGCAGTGGCTGGACAATGCCGACGCGGCGGAATTCGATGCGCACCTGGGCGACTGGGTGGACGTCGACTCGTTCGCGCGGTACGCCGCGACGCAGAACCTGCTGGCCAACGGCGACGACATGGCCGGGCCTGGCCAGAACTACTACCTGTGGTACGACCTGGCGACGAAGAGGTTCACGGTGGTGTCGTGGGATCTGAACCTGGCGATGCTGGGCAACGAGACGATCGGGCCGCACGATCCGGTCAAGATGCCGATGCCGCCGATGCCCTCGGGTGGACCTCCCCCGGGCGCACCGCCGTTCGGCAGTAAGGGCCTGAGGTTCGGCAACCCGCTCAAGGATCGCTTCCTGGCGTCGCCGGCGTTCACAGCGGTGTACGAGACGGCGTACTGGGATCTCTACGACGAGATGTTCGCCAGCGGTCTGGCGCACCGGACGCTCGACGAGATCGCCCAGCGCATCCCGCTCAGTGACGGCCTCGACGAGCAGACCCTCACGGACGCGGTGGATTCCATGCACCGCTGGATCGACGAGCGCACGGCCGCCCTGGCGGGCCACCGCCGCAAGTAG
- a CDS encoding DUF4956 domain-containing protein, with protein MTIDLQDLSGTFTVFDVAVSLALSFVLASIIGWTYRYTHKNVSYSQSYVQTLVMVCMVVSVIMLVVGSNIARAFALIGALSVIRFRNAIKETRDVGFLFLAMAIGMTTGTRFYLLAAVATVVICLVLLIMYRFNWFKLDVQRQVVKVQVPPEPEYTSRVEDVLIQFCSEFELVSTESARAGALTELYYTAQLKKGRKASELIAALSAVNAGQRVTVLTGYDQTDI; from the coding sequence ATGACCATCGATTTGCAGGACCTCAGCGGCACGTTCACCGTGTTCGATGTCGCGGTGTCGCTGGCGCTGTCGTTCGTTCTGGCCTCGATCATCGGCTGGACGTACCGCTACACGCACAAGAACGTCTCGTACAGCCAGTCGTACGTGCAGACCCTGGTGATGGTCTGCATGGTGGTCTCGGTGATCATGCTGGTCGTCGGCTCCAACATCGCGCGCGCGTTCGCACTCATCGGCGCCCTGTCGGTGATCCGGTTCCGCAACGCGATCAAGGAGACCCGTGACGTCGGCTTCCTGTTCCTGGCGATGGCGATCGGCATGACCACCGGCACGCGCTTCTACCTGCTGGCCGCGGTGGCGACCGTGGTGATCTGCCTGGTGCTGCTGATCATGTACCGGTTCAACTGGTTCAAGCTCGACGTGCAGCGTCAGGTGGTCAAGGTGCAGGTGCCGCCGGAGCCGGAGTACACCTCGCGCGTCGAGGATGTGCTGATCCAGTTCTGCTCGGAGTTCGAGCTGGTGTCCACCGAGTCGGCCCGCGCGGGTGCGCTCACCGAGCTGTACTACACCGCGCAGTTGAAGAAGGGCCGCAAGGCAAGTGAGCTGATCGCGGCGCTGAGCGCGGTGAACGCGGGCCAGCGGGTGACGGTGCTGACCGGTTACGACCAGACCGACATCTGA
- a CDS encoding polyphosphate polymerase domain-containing protein: MGVFDRILRGRDGDARPPEDVPTRPSGYQQTASRLHAFNRYEIKYLLDEFKVPALREELTRHMGSDPYSPHGGYPVTSLYYDTADLRFYWEKIEGLRFRRKLRMRLYGQPAECTDDTPVQVEIKQRVNRVTQKRRMALPYGTARRWLDERQPPDCDAAHKPFVDEVTTLIGNLDLRPIVTTGYLREAFVGRDADLGLRVTIDHKVHGRDRDFHFASGAQNRYIIPPKLAIVEIKANERVPYWVTDLAARIEMSVVRISKYCQSVQAFGLAPRSMMGSPELTSFDAADHPTPADPFARDDRP, translated from the coding sequence ATGGGAGTGTTCGACCGGATCCTGCGCGGCCGGGACGGTGACGCCCGGCCCCCGGAGGACGTTCCCACCCGGCCGAGTGGCTACCAGCAGACCGCCAGCCGGCTGCACGCGTTCAACCGCTACGAGATCAAGTACCTGCTCGACGAGTTCAAGGTGCCCGCGCTGCGCGAGGAACTGACCAGGCACATGGGCTCGGACCCGTACTCGCCGCACGGCGGGTACCCGGTGACGTCGCTGTATTACGACACCGCGGATCTGCGCTTCTACTGGGAGAAGATCGAGGGCCTGCGGTTCCGGCGCAAGCTGCGGATGCGGCTGTACGGCCAGCCCGCCGAGTGCACCGACGACACCCCCGTGCAGGTCGAGATCAAGCAGCGGGTCAACCGGGTCACCCAGAAGCGGCGCATGGCGCTGCCCTACGGCACCGCGCGGCGCTGGCTCGACGAACGCCAGCCGCCGGACTGCGATGCCGCGCACAAGCCGTTCGTCGACGAGGTGACCACCCTGATCGGCAACCTCGACCTGCGGCCCATCGTGACGACGGGTTACCTGCGCGAGGCGTTCGTCGGCCGCGACGCCGACCTCGGTCTGCGTGTCACGATCGACCACAAGGTGCACGGCCGCGACCGCGACTTCCATTTCGCGTCCGGGGCGCAGAACCGCTACATCATTCCGCCGAAGCTGGCGATCGTCGAGATCAAGGCCAACGAGCGGGTGCCCTACTGGGTGACCGACCTGGCCGCGCGGATCGAGATGTCGGTGGTGCGGATCTCCAAGTACTGCCAGTCCGTTCAGGCGTTCGGCCTGGCGCCGCGCTCGATGATGGGTTCACCGGAGCTCACGTCGTTCGACGCCGCGGACCACCCAACGCCTGCCGACCCGTTCGCCCGCGACGACCGGCCCTGA
- a CDS encoding MspA family porin — protein MPKWMGPVAATAVLLSAPVTGVAAAELRPVPDVVRSIETVDGLRVTLTLSNATIDSVPNMAAAPLSREGFLSGRVTLTVEGDGAEVNGGQLVVGAQLGCQVNLDDGIDLGLDLDADLFDDLPIIGVNPDIGANLRSGGIKTVGFAAKPLKARSATVSILDAHVQVDECGGVVTARLFAVGQTSTDTSDDSLSVYSEVVPI, from the coding sequence TTGCCCAAGTGGATGGGCCCCGTCGCCGCGACCGCTGTCCTGCTCAGTGCCCCGGTGACGGGCGTCGCCGCGGCCGAGCTGCGTCCGGTTCCCGACGTGGTCCGCAGCATCGAGACCGTCGACGGTCTTCGCGTCACCCTGACCCTGAGCAACGCCACGATCGACTCGGTGCCGAATATGGCGGCCGCACCGCTGTCGCGGGAGGGGTTCCTCAGCGGCCGGGTGACGCTGACCGTGGAGGGCGACGGCGCCGAGGTCAACGGCGGACAGTTGGTGGTCGGTGCGCAGCTGGGCTGCCAGGTCAACCTCGACGACGGCATCGACCTCGGACTCGATCTCGACGCCGACCTGTTCGACGACCTGCCGATCATCGGGGTGAACCCCGACATCGGCGCCAACCTGCGCTCCGGCGGTATCAAGACCGTCGGGTTCGCGGCCAAACCGCTCAAGGCGCGCAGCGCGACGGTCTCGATCCTCGACGCGCACGTCCAGGTGGACGAGTGCGGCGGTGTGGTGACGGCGCGCCTGTTCGCGGTGGGACAGACCAGCACCGACACGTCCGACGACAGCCTGAGCGTGTACAGCGAGGTGGTGCCGATATGA
- the mbtM gene encoding long-chain-fatty acid--ACP ligase MbtM — MNSLAEAFAQRLTNSDNALYVFGDGQWTRHPWPEVHARSLNVADWLLNEEVATLGLAGEPTVELIAAILGAFQAGVPVTIAPGPVRGADADKWAATTTTRFAGMGVSHVLSAGSHLEQLSRVEAGPLVKELDSVAPVARSTGFTAPDTEPAVALLQGTAGSTGVPRAVQLSPAAVLANLTGLNGRIGVTPDDTGCSWLPLYHDMGLSFLLAGAVGGTDVWQAPTSAFQASPFRWLNWLSESRATITAAPNMAYGLIGKYSRRVSDVDLSALRFALNGGEPVDCELTARFAQEMARFGFDSGALAPSYGLAESTCAVTVPVPGRGLVVDDDGHAVLGEPISGMEVRIEPGDDGRVGEVMIRGTSMMIGYRDDAPLDPETWFPTGDLGYLVDGGLVVCGRAKELITVAGRNIFPAEVERVAAGAPGVREGAVVAVGVGERSIRPGVAVVAEYRGPDEDKARAELIERVASECGVVPSEVLFVRPGTLPRTSSGKLRRLEVKRTLLQQR; from the coding sequence ATGAACTCGCTGGCAGAGGCCTTTGCTCAGCGGTTGACCAACTCGGACAACGCGCTGTACGTCTTCGGCGACGGCCAGTGGACCCGCCACCCCTGGCCCGAGGTGCACGCCCGCTCTTTGAACGTCGCCGACTGGCTGCTCAACGAGGAGGTCGCCACGCTCGGCCTGGCCGGCGAGCCGACCGTCGAGCTGATCGCGGCGATCCTCGGGGCGTTCCAGGCGGGCGTTCCGGTCACGATCGCGCCCGGCCCGGTGCGCGGCGCCGACGCCGACAAGTGGGCGGCCACCACGACGACACGCTTCGCGGGCATGGGGGTCAGCCACGTTCTCAGCGCGGGCAGCCACCTCGAGCAGCTGTCCCGCGTCGAGGCCGGCCCCCTGGTCAAGGAACTCGATTCCGTTGCTCCTGTTGCCCGCTCGACGGGCTTCACCGCGCCCGACACCGAACCGGCGGTCGCACTGTTGCAGGGCACCGCGGGGTCGACGGGGGTGCCGCGCGCCGTGCAGCTGTCGCCTGCGGCGGTGCTGGCCAACCTGACCGGCCTCAACGGCCGGATCGGCGTCACCCCCGACGACACCGGTTGCTCGTGGCTGCCGCTCTACCACGACATGGGGCTGAGCTTCCTGCTCGCCGGCGCCGTCGGCGGCACCGACGTGTGGCAGGCGCCGACGAGTGCGTTCCAGGCCTCGCCGTTCCGCTGGCTGAACTGGCTCAGCGAGAGCCGCGCCACCATCACCGCGGCGCCCAACATGGCGTACGGGCTGATCGGCAAGTACTCGCGCCGGGTCAGCGACGTCGACCTGAGCGCCCTGCGGTTCGCGCTCAACGGCGGTGAACCGGTCGACTGCGAACTGACCGCGCGCTTCGCACAGGAGATGGCGCGGTTCGGCTTCGACTCCGGCGCGCTGGCCCCGTCCTACGGTCTGGCCGAATCCACGTGCGCGGTAACGGTTCCCGTGCCCGGTCGCGGTCTCGTCGTCGACGACGACGGTCATGCCGTGCTGGGCGAGCCGATCTCCGGTATGGAGGTGCGCATCGAACCCGGCGACGACGGCAGGGTAGGCGAGGTGATGATCCGCGGGACGTCCATGATGATCGGCTACCGCGACGACGCGCCGCTCGATCCCGAGACGTGGTTCCCCACCGGCGATCTCGGCTACCTCGTCGACGGCGGACTCGTGGTGTGCGGTCGCGCCAAGGAGCTCATCACGGTGGCGGGACGCAACATCTTCCCCGCCGAGGTCGAACGGGTGGCCGCCGGCGCCCCCGGTGTCCGTGAGGGCGCCGTCGTCGCCGTCGGGGTGGGGGAGAGGTCGATCCGCCCCGGCGTGGCCGTCGTCGCCGAGTACCGCGGACCCGACGAGGACAAGGCCCGCGCCGAGCTCATCGAGCGCGTCGCCTCCGAGTGCGGTGTCGTCCCGTCGGAGGTCCTGTTCGTGCGTCCCGGCACGCTGCCGCGCACGTCGTCGGGCAAGCTGCGCCGCCTCGAGGTGAAACGCACTCTGCTGCAGCAGCGGTAA
- a CDS encoding alpha/beta hydrolase family protein — protein sequence MAERVRFPSSSGPMLAGLVDHPDGQVRGWGVFAHGFTLGKDSPAASRICKQLAAEGIGMLRFDNLGLGDSEGDWGDGSFSHKVADTVRAVEFMREQGRDVRLLVGHSFGGSAVIAAAHHCPGVAAVVSIGAPSQPAHVERTYDALVARIETDGEAPFLIGGKALTLKRHFIEDVRKADLRECIHTLRRALLVMHSPTDNTVGIEHASEIFRSARHPRSFVSLEGADHLLTGRNQAARAARIISAWADPYL from the coding sequence GTGGCTGAACGTGTCCGGTTCCCGAGTTCCAGCGGCCCGATGCTGGCCGGCCTCGTCGACCATCCCGACGGGCAGGTGCGCGGCTGGGGTGTGTTCGCGCACGGCTTCACGCTCGGCAAGGACAGCCCCGCCGCCAGTCGGATCTGCAAACAGCTGGCCGCCGAGGGCATCGGCATGCTGCGCTTCGACAACCTCGGACTCGGCGACTCCGAAGGGGATTGGGGCGACGGGTCGTTCTCCCACAAGGTCGCCGACACCGTGCGCGCCGTGGAGTTCATGCGCGAGCAGGGCCGCGATGTCCGGCTGCTGGTCGGACACTCGTTCGGCGGTTCGGCCGTCATCGCCGCCGCCCACCACTGCCCCGGTGTGGCCGCGGTGGTCAGCATCGGCGCGCCGTCCCAGCCGGCGCACGTCGAACGCACCTACGACGCGCTGGTGGCCCGCATCGAAACCGACGGGGAGGCACCGTTTCTCATCGGCGGTAAGGCGCTCACCCTCAAGCGTCACTTCATCGAGGACGTCCGCAAGGCCGACCTGCGTGAGTGCATCCACACGTTGCGGCGCGCACTGCTGGTGATGCACTCGCCGACCGACAACACCGTCGGCATCGAACACGCCAGCGAGATCTTCCGGTCCGCCCGCCACCCGCGCAGTTTCGTCTCGCTCGAGGGCGCCGACCACCTGCTCACCGGGCGCAACCAGGCGGCCCGCGCGGCCCGGATCATCAGCGCCTGGGCCGACCCCTATCTGTGA
- a CDS encoding NADPH:quinone oxidoreductase family protein: MRAIQVASLDGPQAARLVEIDEPDDAGAVIIEVHAAGVAFPDVLQTRGLYQYKPEMPYVPGGEVAGVVRSAPADAHVKAGDRVAGLTMLCGGMAEVVALPAERVFKLPDNVSFEAGAGLLFNDLTMHHALRTRGRLAPGETVLVHGAAGGIGTSTLRLAPAFGASRVIAVVSTEEKAQVARAAGATDVVFVDGFKDQVKELTGGRGVDIVVDPVGGDRFTDSLRSLAPGGRLLVIGFTGGEIPTVKVNRLLLNNVDAVGVGWGAWTLTHPDYLAEQWAELEPLLASGRVSAPEPQVFPLEQAADAIAALEDRTARGKVVVKIR; this comes from the coding sequence ATGCGCGCGATTCAAGTTGCCAGCCTGGACGGGCCGCAGGCCGCCCGACTCGTCGAGATCGACGAACCGGACGACGCGGGCGCGGTGATCATCGAGGTGCACGCCGCCGGAGTGGCGTTCCCGGACGTGCTGCAGACGCGGGGCCTCTACCAGTACAAACCGGAGATGCCGTACGTCCCGGGCGGTGAGGTGGCCGGGGTGGTGCGCAGCGCGCCGGCGGATGCCCACGTCAAGGCCGGTGACCGGGTCGCGGGGCTGACGATGCTGTGCGGCGGCATGGCCGAGGTGGTGGCGCTGCCCGCCGAGCGGGTGTTCAAGCTGCCCGACAACGTGTCCTTCGAGGCGGGTGCGGGCCTGCTGTTCAACGACCTGACCATGCACCACGCGCTGCGCACCCGGGGCCGGCTGGCGCCCGGGGAGACGGTGCTGGTGCACGGCGCGGCAGGCGGCATCGGCACCTCGACGCTGCGACTGGCCCCGGCGTTCGGCGCGTCGCGGGTGATCGCGGTGGTCAGCACCGAGGAGAAGGCGCAGGTGGCCCGCGCGGCGGGTGCGACGGACGTGGTGTTCGTCGACGGGTTCAAGGACCAGGTCAAGGAGTTGACCGGCGGGCGCGGCGTGGACATCGTCGTCGACCCGGTCGGCGGTGACCGGTTCACCGACTCGCTGCGCTCGCTGGCGCCGGGCGGCCGGCTACTGGTGATCGGCTTCACCGGCGGCGAGATCCCCACCGTCAAGGTCAACCGGCTGCTGCTCAACAACGTCGACGCGGTCGGGGTGGGTTGGGGTGCCTGGACATTGACCCATCCCGACTACCTCGCCGAGCAGTGGGCGGAGCTGGAGCCGCTGCTGGCCTCGGGCAGGGTGTCGGCGCCGGAGCCGCAGGTGTTCCCGCTCGAGCAGGCCGCCGATGCCATTGCCGCGCTGGAGGATCGGACGGCCAGGGGCAAGGTCGTCGTCAAGATCCGGTGA
- a CDS encoding alpha/beta fold hydrolase codes for MSRGQRGRSTTRGFAPELPEGRPVAVHSRDGIRLHAEVFGPEDGYPIVLVHGITCAIRVWTNQIADLSRHYRVIAYDHRGHGRSEVPLRRGSYSLDHLAADLDSVLEATLAPGERAVIAGHSMGGIAISSWAERHPERVSERADGVALINTTSGDLLHNVQWLRVPRPLAGFRVNTAGKVLRTFGSVPLPRGIHGPNRKFVSMLAVGRDADPAVTDLVYELFTETPAIGRGGWARALVDGIGARQFIGLENLVVPTVVIGSQHDRLLPLKSARRIADGVPNLAQLVELPGGHCSILEYPDEVNRHLRLLADSVSAQRRRISS; via the coding sequence ATGAGCCGTGGTCAGAGGGGTCGTTCGACGACCCGTGGCTTCGCCCCCGAGCTGCCTGAGGGCCGTCCCGTCGCAGTGCACTCGCGGGACGGCATCCGTCTGCACGCCGAGGTGTTCGGTCCGGAGGACGGCTACCCGATCGTCCTGGTTCACGGCATCACCTGCGCCATCCGGGTCTGGACCAACCAGATCGCCGATCTGTCCCGGCACTACCGGGTCATCGCCTACGACCACCGCGGCCACGGCCGCAGCGAGGTCCCGCTGCGCCGCGGCAGCTACAGCCTCGACCATCTGGCCGCCGACCTGGACTCGGTGCTCGAGGCGACGCTGGCGCCCGGCGAGCGCGCGGTGATCGCCGGCCACTCGATGGGCGGCATCGCGATCAGTTCGTGGGCCGAACGTCATCCCGAGCGGGTGAGCGAGCGCGCCGACGGGGTGGCGCTGATCAACACCACCAGCGGCGATCTGCTGCACAACGTGCAGTGGCTGCGGGTGCCGCGCCCGCTGGCGGGCTTCCGGGTCAACACGGCGGGCAAGGTGCTGCGCACGTTCGGCTCAGTGCCGTTGCCGCGCGGAATCCACGGTCCCAACCGGAAATTCGTCTCGATGCTGGCCGTCGGGCGCGACGCCGATCCGGCGGTCACCGATCTGGTCTACGAGCTGTTCACCGAGACCCCGGCGATCGGCCGCGGCGGGTGGGCGCGTGCGCTTGTCGACGGTATCGGCGCGCGGCAGTTCATCGGGTTGGAGAACCTCGTGGTCCCCACCGTGGTGATCGGCAGCCAGCACGACCGGCTGTTGCCGCTGAAGTCGGCGCGGCGCATCGCCGACGGGGTGCCCAACCTGGCTCAGCTCGTCGAACTCCCCGGCGGGCACTGCTCGATCCTCGAGTACCCCGACGAGGTCAACCGCCACCTGCGGCTGCTCGCCGACTCGGTGTCCGCGCAGCGGCGGCGCATCAGCTCCTGA
- a CDS encoding flavin monoamine oxidase family protein produces the protein MSIPSAAEVVVVGAGFAGLAAARALTGLGHDVVVLEGRDRVGGRSSTATIAGVPVDLGATFVGPTQDAVTELAAELGIPTVATYSQGRNLIRWRGRVKSYRNTIPRLSILELLDVSRIQWRFDRVSRRVPVDTPWTAPHARDLDAQSLDGWLKSVHASAGTRDLMAIVSRVTWGCEPDAVSMLHAVRYVKAAGGLNRMLDVEGGAQESRFPGGTQQIALRMADELGPRVVLGAVVRRIERNADGTLTVAADDGAVSTRAVVVAIPPQHRAAITFSPELPPEYDKLARHWPQGHLSKAYAAYDKPFWRAEGLSGEALSDEGPVFITFDVSPDDPDGPGVLLGFTDARTFDPLPPEQRRQRALAGFAALFGDAALSPIDYLDHCWGTEDFAPGGPTAAVPPGSWTSYGPWLRRPIDGIHWAGTETADTWTGFLDGALRSGRRAADEVHRALRS, from the coding sequence GTGAGCATCCCGTCCGCCGCCGAAGTGGTCGTCGTGGGCGCCGGATTCGCCGGGCTGGCGGCGGCGCGTGCGCTGACCGGGCTCGGTCACGACGTCGTCGTGCTGGAGGGACGCGACCGGGTGGGCGGCCGGTCGTCGACCGCGACCATCGCCGGTGTCCCGGTCGACCTCGGCGCCACGTTCGTCGGCCCCACCCAGGACGCGGTCACCGAGCTGGCCGCCGAACTCGGCATACCCACCGTCGCGACCTACAGCCAGGGCCGCAACCTCATCCGCTGGCGCGGCCGGGTGAAGTCCTACCGCAACACGATCCCGCGGCTGTCGATCCTCGAACTGCTCGACGTGTCACGCATCCAGTGGCGCTTCGACCGGGTGTCGCGCCGGGTCCCGGTGGACACGCCGTGGACCGCACCGCACGCCCGCGACCTGGACGCGCAGTCGCTCGACGGCTGGCTGAAATCGGTGCACGCCAGCGCCGGAACCCGGGATCTGATGGCGATCGTCTCGCGGGTCACCTGGGGCTGCGAACCCGATGCGGTGTCGATGCTGCACGCGGTGCGCTACGTCAAGGCCGCGGGCGGGCTCAACCGCATGCTCGACGTGGAGGGCGGCGCGCAGGAGAGCCGATTCCCGGGCGGAACCCAGCAGATCGCGCTGCGGATGGCCGACGAGCTGGGCCCGCGGGTGGTGCTCGGCGCGGTCGTCCGCCGGATCGAGCGCAACGCCGACGGCACGCTGACCGTCGCCGCCGACGACGGCGCGGTGAGCACCCGGGCCGTCGTCGTGGCGATCCCGCCCCAGCACCGCGCGGCGATCACGTTCTCACCGGAGCTGCCGCCGGAGTACGACAAGCTGGCCCGGCACTGGCCGCAGGGCCACCTGAGCAAGGCCTACGCCGCCTACGACAAACCGTTCTGGCGCGCCGAAGGCCTTTCCGGGGAAGCGCTTTCCGATGAGGGGCCGGTGTTCATCACCTTCGACGTCAGCCCCGACGACCCCGACGGTCCCGGCGTCCTGCTGGGCTTCACCGACGCGCGCACCTTCGATCCGCTGCCACCGGAGCAGCGCAGGCAGCGCGCGCTCGCGGGGTTCGCCGCATTGTTCGGCGACGCGGCGCTGTCCCCGATCGACTACCTCGACCATTGTTGGGGCACCGAGGATTTCGCACCCGGTGGGCCGACGGCGGCGGTGCCGCCCGGGTCGTGGACCAGCTACGGCCCGTGGCTGCGCCGCCCGATCGACGGAATCCACTGGGCGGGAACCGAAACCGCGGACACCTGGACCGGGTTCCTGGACGGTGCGCTCAGGTCGGGCCGCCGCGCGGCCGACGAGGTGCACCGCGCGCTCAGGAGCTGA
- a CDS encoding TIGR03617 family F420-dependent LLM class oxidoreductase: MKVMTALFGPTDAIERSRLLREAGAGGVFTFEGPHDVFTPLTLASTVGGLDLLTNVAIAFPRNPIQLAHQAYDLQLLAQGRFTLGLGTQVRAQVEKRYGAAFDRPVARMKEMVGALRAIFAAWQTGERLNFRGEYFRHTLMTPTFNPGPNPYGPPPIYLGALGPRLTRATAEVADGLLVMPFGSKRFLHEVTLPAVRDGLAAAGRDESDFAVVPEIIVSVDSGSSDDPHAATRRLLAFYGSTPAYKPVLDVHGWGELQPELNAMSKQGRWQEMATLIDDEMLHTIAACGSPAEIAAHVRDRVAGVSDRICLYQPGPIEIDALAEIVTALAV; encoded by the coding sequence ATGAAGGTCATGACGGCGTTGTTCGGCCCAACCGATGCGATCGAGCGGTCCCGCCTGCTGCGGGAGGCCGGTGCCGGCGGGGTGTTCACCTTCGAGGGACCGCACGACGTGTTCACGCCGCTGACCCTGGCGTCCACCGTGGGCGGTCTGGACCTGCTGACCAACGTCGCCATCGCGTTCCCGCGCAACCCGATTCAGCTCGCCCACCAGGCCTACGACCTGCAGCTGCTGGCGCAGGGCCGGTTCACGCTGGGGCTGGGCACCCAGGTGCGCGCGCAGGTGGAGAAACGCTACGGCGCCGCGTTCGACCGGCCGGTCGCGCGGATGAAGGAGATGGTCGGGGCGCTGCGCGCGATCTTCGCGGCCTGGCAGACCGGCGAGCGGCTGAACTTCCGCGGAGAGTACTTCCGGCACACGCTGATGACCCCGACGTTCAACCCGGGGCCCAACCCGTACGGTCCGCCGCCGATCTATCTCGGCGCGCTGGGCCCGCGGCTGACCCGCGCGACCGCCGAGGTGGCCGACGGGCTGCTGGTGATGCCGTTCGGCTCCAAACGGTTCCTGCACGAGGTGACGCTGCCCGCGGTGCGCGACGGGCTGGCCGCTGCGGGACGCGACGAGAGCGACTTCGCGGTGGTGCCGGAGATCATCGTCTCGGTCGACAGTGGCAGCTCCGATGACCCGCACGCGGCCACCCGCCGGCTGCTAGCGTTCTACGGATCGACCCCGGCCTACAAGCCGGTGCTCGACGTGCACGGGTGGGGGGAATTGCAGCCGGAACTCAACGCGATGTCCAAACAGGGCCGCTGGCAGGAGATGGCCACCCTGATCGACGACGAGATGCTGCACACCATCGCCGCGTGCGGCAGCCCCGCCGAGATCGCCGCGCACGTGCGTGACCGAGTCGCCGGGGTGTCCGACCGCATCTGCCTGTACCAGCCGGGACCGATCGAAATCGACGCATTGGCCGAGATCGTCACCGCGCTGGCCGTCTGA